The Chiloscyllium plagiosum isolate BGI_BamShark_2017 chromosome 20, ASM401019v2, whole genome shotgun sequence genome has a window encoding:
- the npbwr2b gene encoding neuropeptides B/W receptor type 2b — translation MVRCLWQLEKIKFTFVRGRFTQETNWFLLRQSEILLNLLKTTERQQSPFQEHRPSRRLFTMENISDTRARTSPCHGSGDLCEFSNGTDTNFTLPEQYPDFYIVLPVIYSVICAAGLTGNTAVIYVILKAPNMKTVTNMFILNLAIADDLFTLVLPINIADHLLYYWPFGEIMCKLILSIDHYNIFSSIYFLTVMSVDRYLVVLATVRSKKLPQRTYRTAKMVSLCVWLLVTLIVLPFTIFAEVYTDPMNRKSCVLVFPRPERAWLKVSRIYTLILGFAIPVSTICLLYTMMLYRLRNMHLNSNAKALDKAKKKVTLMVFIVLAVCLFCWTPFHLTTIVSLTTDVQETPLVIGIAYFITSLSYANSCLNPFLYAFLDDSFQKSFKKLLECRAA, via the exons ATGGTGCGTTGCCTATGGCAACTTGAGAAGATCAAATTCACTTTCGTTCGGGGCAGGTTCACGCAGGAAACAAACTGGTTTTTATTGCGGCAGTCGGAGATTCTATTAAACCTGCTAAAAACAACTGAGAGACAACAG TCTCCATTTCAGGAACACAGGCCCAGCAGACGATTATTCACCATGGAGAACATTTCAGACACACGGGCTCGGACTAGCCCCTGTCACGGTTCGGGGGATTTGTGTGAGTTTTCCAACGGGACAGACACTAACTTCACTCTACCTGAGCAGTACCCAGATTTCTACATCGTGCTTCCCGTGATCTATTCTGTGatctgtgctgctgggctcacAGGCAACACGGCTGTGATTTATGTCATTCTCAAAGCTCCTAACATGAAGACAGTGACGaacatgttcattttaaatctggcgATTGCAGATGATCTATTCACCCTGGTGCTGCCCATCAATATCGCGGATCACCTGCTGTACTACTGGCCCTTCGGGGAGATCATGTGCAAGCTCATCCTTTCCATTGACCACTACAATATcttctccagcatttatttcctgacCGTCATGAGTGTAGACCGTTACCTGGTGGTCTTGGCCACCGTGCGCTCCAAGAAGCTGCCGCAGCGCACTTACAGGACGGCCAAGATGGTCAGCCTCTGCGTCTGGCTCCTGGTCACCCTCATCGTCTTACCCTTCACCATCTTCGCCGAAGTCTACACCGATCCCATGAACAGGAAGAGCTGCGTCCTGGTGTTCCCCAGACCAGAGCGCGCTTGGTTGAAAGTCAGCCGCATCTACACCCTGATCTTGGGCTTCGCCATCCCAGTCTCCACCATCTGCCTGCTCTACACCATGATGCTGTACAGGCTGAGGAACATGCACCTGAACTCGAACGCCAAAGCCCTGGACAAAGCCAAGAAGAAGGTGACACTGATGGTCTTCATCGTGCTGGCCGTGTGTCTGTTCTGCTGGACTCCCTTCCACCTCACCACCATTGTCTCTCTGACCACGGATGTTCAAGAGACGCCTCTTGTGATTGGGATCGCCTACTTTATCACCAGCTTAAGCTACGCCAATTCCTGCTTAAACCCCTTTCTGTACGCCTTTCTGGACGACAGTTTCCAGAAGAGTTTTAAGAAACTATTGGAGTGCAGAGCAGCGTAG